Part of the Candidatus Moraniibacteriota bacterium genome is shown below.
ATTTGCGCTTCCGACATTTCCCAGAAATCCCCATGTGTTGCACTATGACAACCAATTTCCCATCCCGACACATAAAGCTCTTGGATTTCCGAGGTCGAAAGAAACTCCCGACTCGTCCCCAATTCTCCGCCATCAACATGTTCCGCATCAGAAAGCACGAAAAGTGTTGGAGAAATACCCTTCTCAAGAAGGAAGTCTTTCACCTCAAGAATATCCCGGTATCCATCGTCAAACGTGATAACAAATGAAGGCTGTTCAATCGAACGAAGACCTCGCAAGAACTTCCACGCCTCAGATAATGTTAGTGGACGATATTGTGTAAGAAGAGATTCAATCTGTTTTCGAAACACATCTAAATCAATACTAAATCGCCAGTTATCGCGTGCGATACTGTGATACGAAAATATAACAACCTTGTGAGCTCGACGAGGAAGAAAAAAATCAACACATCGAAGGCACGCGTATACCAATCGACGCACGAGACAAAGCACATTATTGATACGAGAGGAAATCATACTATAAGAAATATTATCGGACATTCTTCGAACTCGAAGCAACAGTCCATGTCTGACTCACATCTGATTTCGGCGAAAAAAGCGAAATATACGCCATAATACAGACATACCAAGAAACAGCAAGTGGACGCTTTAGAAAAGACAGCGTGAGATGCTTCGCAAGGAGCGTCTTTGGATACCGATATTCCGCAAGAACCGCATCAGCGCCGTATTCATCTCGGAACAGACTCTGCGAAGAAAGAAACCGTCGACTCTGATTCTCATGATCACGCAGTGACTCAGGAACGCGTATAGCAATAGCTGCATCACGAGTCGAGGTATATCGAAATCCAAATTTCTTCACCAAGAGATACGAGTAAGCATCTTCCCCGACACTTTCTCGAAAACGAAATTTCTCAAAAAATCTTCGAGAAAACGCGCGAGCGGCTCCATGACATTGGTAAATATTGTTCCCACTGTTCCATTCGGAGAACATATCGCACTTCAATTTATGTCCAGCCACAATGGCATATCCAAAGGCATTTCTCGGTGGAAGCGCGCGAAGCTCCGGAGAGACAAGATCAGCACCCTCTCGAATACAACGAATCATTGTCTCAAATACCGAATCGTCCAAGAGAACAATATCAGCATCGAGCAAGATAACCGCATCCGAATCTTGAGACATATTGAACACTTCATTCAAACGCTCCGACTTCCCCTTGCGCTGACCATCATCAAACACACATACTCCAGAGGATTCATATCGCTTGGCAATAACTGCCGTCTCATCCAAGCTCCCATCAGAAATCACCACAATTTTATCAAGAACGAACGAGTCGCATCGTTGCTTCAAGACATCTTCAAGCAAGAACGCAATATTTGCTTCTTCGTTATATGCTGCTATCCCAACAGTGACAGAAAATGTCCTCATAGTGGTCGATTTTCATCTCGTACAGAAACCACCTCGAGCAGTTGTGCACTCGATAGATTCCAGTCAAACCTTTCCGCCCATTCCCTTGCAGAAATATTCATATTCAATCGAAGCTCGCGATCCCGAATAAGCAGTAGTATCTTTTCTGCAAAGGCATCAGCATCTCCATAGGGAACAAGGAATCCAGAATGAGGGTTTTTCACCGAATCACGCAAACCAGGAACATTGGAAGCGATAACTGGTGTACCACAGGCATTTGCCTCTATAGCAACAATTCCCCAACCCTCCATCATTGATGGATTTACAAGCATCCATGATTCTTGCAGAAGTTTCTTTTTCTCCTCTTCAGAAACACGCCCGAGAAATTCTACATGATCTGTCCCAAGTCGAAGTGTTTCAAATGCCAATCGTTTAAGATTCATTTCATCATCGCCATCCCCGGCAATAATAAGCTTTGACTCCGGACGCTCAGCAACAACCATCTTGAACGCATGGAGAAGTACACCAACTGATTTATATGCTTTGAGTCGCCCGAGGTAAAGAAGCGTTGGTCGGTCGGATTTCTGTTCTACTGGAACGAAGTCATCAAGATGCACTCCAGGATGAACAACGCTGATTCCCGCCTTACCAATACCAAGAAGCTCCATCTCATGTTGACTCGACTGCGACACAGTGACAAAAGGAGCTTTCGAATATACGAGAGGCATCATCGTCTTCTCTAGAAAGCTCGCGAGAAACGCCAGCGGCTTTGGAAGGAATTGAAAAAACACTTCCTGATGCACATGATGAAGTAGACACACTACTGGCTCCTTTACATAGAGCGGCGTGAAAAACGGAATGCCGTTTTCACAATCGATAATCACATCAAATTTCCCGCGAAACCGCGCAAAATAATAGATAACTGCCCACACATAAACCAGATAGAATCCACCACGTCGCACGATGCGAATACCATGTCGCGTCTCATGACGCGATTGATGCCCGTCATTTCCACAAAACATTGTCACTGAATTTCCATCAGCCACCCAACGCTTCGCAATTTCCTCGACATAGACCTCGGCACCTCCGCCATAAGCATGCTTTGTATCTCGCCAATTGAAAATAAGGACTCGCTTCCCCTGAAGAGGAGCAGTCTCTTCCGGAAAACGACCTCGAAATGCATCAAGAAAATCTCGAACGGCTCGTTCAAAAAATCGAAAAGATGGCTCCGCAATATGAAGGGCGCTCAATAAGATCCACCCGCAAAGACTCGAAAGAAAGACGCTGTCTACAATATGGTCAAGCGATGAATGAAATAGAATAATGCCTATCGCTTCTGCTCCCGACATGAGAAGTGCTGCGAAAACGAAAATGTATTGCTTTCGAGCCAAATGGTAGGTGACAATAATCGTTGAAAGCGTAAAGAAGGCAATGGCAATGGTGTACATAGGAAGGAACTGCAAAACCGCAGAAACTTTCCCACCAAAAAGAAACATCGATAAAGCTCCATCAAAAAACCCAAGCAAAACAACACTTCCAGCAACAACACAAGCAGAAAGTCCGTAGATGATCCAAAATATATTTTTCGTTCCCTTTCCAAGCCCTCTATTTCTCCCTACAAAAGTCACCATGAACATGTTTGGCATGGTGCCCAGGAAGAAAATTACCTTCCCAACCAACGAAAGAAGTGCGTACTCCCCAGCACCACGCTCAGACATGAAGTGCTTTGCCAATAGCACATCCACAGTCGTAAACATCGCCGTTGATACCGTCACAAGAATAGCTGCGGAGAAAAATTCCAATGGAAACGTTCTGGACTGAGGAGCATTCAGAAGAGATTTTCCTGCACCGGGAATAAGAAAAAACGAGGAAAATGCAGCAAGAATTACACTCACAGGAATCGACAGGTAAACATACTCATGCAAACCAGAAAACACGAAGCCTAGAGCAATAATCAGCTTACTTCCTGCTTCAACAAGAGAAAGAATTGCCGCCGCCCGAAATCGAAGCGCCCCCTGAAGATATCCGAAATTTCCAAATGCCAGGAGCCCACCAGCCAGAAGTGGCGCAAACGAAAACAGAAGAAGAACATCGCCTACATGGAAAAATCGCGACAGTGCCGGGACAGCAAAGAGCCAAAGCGCTGTCACAAAAACAGACGCAATGAGCCCAATCCGCATAATAGACGCCCAGAATACAAGCGCTTCCTTCTCACCATTTCTCGCAGAAAGATACGAGACTTCCCGATTGATTGTTGTTGAAAATGGACTAATGAAAACAAGGGCGAGATACCAAAGTGTATTCAGAAGTGCAATCATCCCAAGCGTCTCGAACGACAACATTCTTCCCAAAAAGGCATTAAACGCAAAGTTCAGTACATTGGAAAGAAATGTCGCAATGACGAAAAGTCCTTCCGCAGAAAATGCAAAGTCCAAAATTGGCCGTGTATATTCTCGAGAAGAAAACTTCCGAAGTAAGGCACCAATAGACCGAGATTGTCCGGAAATCCAAGAAAATGTATTGGAAAAATATCTCAAAACTCCACGAGTACCCCTTTGCAAAGAAGTTGCAAAAAAATTCTCCGGCGACACCCGTATCGATGGCCCCAATACTTTCTCAACTTTTTTCTCTGAAGCGCCATCAAGAGTTTTCTTTTTTCGCTTCAACAAATGAAGTCCATGCGTCGTCTTCTCCCAATAGTGCGGTTTCACGAGAAGCTGATATGCCGCCATCACTGCCGCAACTGATACCAGAAGCCAGTAGAATGGAATAAGAAATACCCATTTCATAAGCTCCCACTTCTCCCGCTTGGCACACCCGATCATGTAGTAGTACATCGCGAGGAAGTTTCCGAAGATAAGCGAAACAACGGCCATGTAAAAAACCACCGGCGGATAGAGTGCCTCAATAGCTGGACCGACAACCGGACGAAAAGCAAAATACAAAATCGTCTGAAGCCACAAGAGTGGATTGATAAGCATGAAAGCAATCTTCCCTCCCACGACAAATTGAAAGAGGAGTGCGTGTATGCCGTTGTCACGGAAGAATTTCCCCGGTTGGCGCATATGGACCAGATATGTCTGCATATACCCCTTGATCCATCGCGACCGCTGGCGAATCCAATTCCCCACCTTGCTATTTGCTTCTTCGAGCGTCACCGAGTCTATGATGGCGGTCCGATGTCCGCGCGTAAAAATCCGCGCACCCAAATCGCAATCTTCCGTCACATTGAATGGATCCCACCCCTCGAGCGCGAGAAGATCTTCGCGGCGGAAGTGATTGCTCGTACCGCCTAGAGGAATAGACGTTGCAACGGATTGTAGTCCTGGGAGCGTCACATCAAACCACAGCGAATATTCCGCCGTGAAGAGCCGCGTCAAGATATTTTGATTGGCATTGAAATAGTTGAGCTTTGCCTGCAAACACCACACATCACGCGAGAGCGTCTGGAAACCGAGATACGCTTTCTTGAGTTGGAGCGGATCGGGAATATCCTCTGCATCATAGATCACGACATACTCGCCGCGCGTCATTGAGAGACCGTAATTGCACGCTTTTGGTTTCGTCTTCGGCTCGGAATGCGGCACCACGACTATGCGAACAAATGAGGGGAGATTCATCTCCGTTGCCGCATCTATAGTTTCCTGGTCGTTTTCCTCGAGAAGGAGGAGCGCCTCGAGTTTTTCCTTTGGCCAATCAATCTTCCCAATTGCATCGAGAAATCCCGGGAGAATATGCGCCTCCCGATAGAGCGGACACAGTATGGAATACAAAGGAAGCTGCTCATCACGAAGCGTGGCAAGCTCTTCGTCCGAAAAAGAAACTTCCGGTGGCTTCTTGAGACTGCGCACCACAAAGAAGGCGTTGAAGAGCACGTCGAGGAAATAGATACTCGTCAGTATCGCCGTCACCGCAATGAGCGTTGATATCGGACGAAGCAATACGCCCACTACAAATGCAAGCGCAATGCTAATCACAACTATTTTCTGCCACGATACAAACGTATGGAGTGCGGATGAATGATGCGCGAGCGTCGAGTGCGTGACGAATCGCTTTCGATTGTGAGCAACTCCCGCTCCGAGCATACCTTGAACCTTCCCAGCACCAACCGTTTCCGGATGAATACGAAGTGGCGCTCTCTCGCGAAAGCGCAATTTTACTGCATTCCATCCAATTTCGCGGATTGCCTTCCAGAAAACAATTTTCGATTCCCCCGACGTCCGCTCAGCAAAGGCAATGGTCTGTCCGCCGATTTCATAGCCATAGTTCCGCGCCGTAAGCAGAAATTCCAAGTCGAATGTCCACGGATCGGGAGTAATCTTCACCTCATGGGCAACGCGCGCCCGAAACACCTTCATGCCCGACTGCACATCAACATCGAGACCGTGCAAAAATCGAGAGAAAACGAGTGCAAAACCGCGACTCAAAACTCTCCGGAGAAGACTCGTCTCGCGCTCAATTCGATTGGCAACGACAATATCAAACCCGTGATGCAACTTTGCGCACATATCCGGCAGCGCCTCAGGAGGATACTGCAAATCAGCATCAATCATGGCAATCGTCTCGAAGTGTGCATAATCGAATCCTTCAAGTATCGAGTATGCTTTTCCGCGATTGCCTTTTTTGAGATGAAAAAAAACAGGATACGTCTTTGAAAGTTTTTCAACTTCTGTCCGTGTCCCGTCTGTCGAATGATCATCGATAAAAATCACCTCGTATTCGATATCCGCCGCACGAAAAGATACGTCAACACGGCGGACCAAGTCCGCCACATTGCCCTCCTCGTTCAATGTCGGCACCAAAACCGAGATTCGCTCCCGTAGCATGAACTTCACTCGTGGACAACCGTTTCAACAACAAAGAAATTCCCGAAAGACATCACCATCAGCTTTTGTCTTTTCTGTATTTCCAGATGAAACGCGACGCAGCGTGCCCGAATATATGGATGAAATCTGATGATATACTTTCGGCTCCACAAGTGTCAATATTGACAAAACAACAAAAAACTTCATCTAATCATGCCTGTATCTTCATGCTGCCACTTCCATGCCTCAGGAAAGATACTCTGCGCTATACGAAAGATGCTATATGTGATAAAAAATGCCGAGAACACATCGATAGAATAGTGCAAATGTCCCACGAGCACTCCAATCGCAAAGACAATCGACATCGAGAGAAACACGACGCGCACAAATACGATGTCCCAAAAAAGAAGTGCGATCAGAAAAGGCAACCCCGTATGCCCCGAGAAGAAAAGGTCGTTGCCGGAAAGAAGTCGAGCAAAAAGCACCCCATCATCGAGCACTACCTTGTCCGGCGACGGACCAAGGTGTGTGAGAACAATAAACATCGACCGAATAAGAATAAACAACGCGACGCTTTTCAAAACAAACGGGATGCTCTTTGGCAAAGCAAGACACGTTCCCAAGAGAAATAGCCCCAAGAAAAGCGCACCTACACCAAGAAGACCATCGACATCGAGCACGGGAATATTATCGAGGATAATATCCGTCACCGAATTGCTCGCCCAAATATCCGCATACGCGCTCGCGAAATGATTCGCAACAATACTCGTTGCAAGAAAAAACACCCCCTCGAGGACACTCCTCACAAATGCCGAATTCGTCCACAATTCTCGATGCTTCTGCAAAAAACTTCGCATAGATAGATACTTTATCGGATATCGCGGAAACTTTTTGTAAACGGTTTTTTGAAAAAAAGTATCCAGAGATGGTTCGAAACGTAAAGAAAAGCAGCAGAGAAAACGCCCTCGCGCTTCAGACGGCGACCGGATGTACGCATCGGCAAAGCGAAGGTGAAACGAACGAATCCTTCTTTCTGGATGCGTCGCGCAATGTCCGTATCTTCTCCAAAGAAAGCAATATCAACATCAAATCCACCGATACTCTCGAGTGCAGACCGCTTCAACACAAAATTTCCCCCTTGAATCATAGCTCCCGAACGAAGCACATGTTGATTGAAGAAATGAAAAAGAAAACCGAATAAATAGTAGACCCGAACAAAGAAATTCGTAAATGCCGGAATATCGTAGTAAATATACGGCCCGCTCAAGGCAACTAAATCATTCCGCCTCGAAAACTCCCGAAAAACTCTGTCGATCCAACCTCTTGGTACAAGGGAATCCGCATCGATATTGGCAATGAGATCGCCATGCGAAGCAAGAAATCCTGCCTGACGCGCCCGAGGCAAACCCTTCTGAGGTTCATCCACCACAATGACATGAGGAAATCCGAGCGCAATTTCTCGCGTCCGATCGGTACTCGCATTATTCACAACAATCACTTCGATATCACGACCACTCTCCTCTATTCTCTTTACAATCGACTGGAGCGTCTTCCCAATAAACTTCTCTTCATTGTACGCAGGGATGACGACGCTAAGCGCCGGCTTCCCCGCTTCTGAGGGTTCTCCGAGAACTCGTTGGAATATTTTCTCCCACTCACCCACGACGGCAGACACGGAAAATTCGCGCACAAAACTCATTCCGTTTTCCCCGAGCCGCTTCACCTCTTCCGGATGAGAAAAAAGAAAGAGTATCCTCTCCGCAAGACCAGACACATCGCCCGGTGGAACGACGAACCCCGCATTCTTCGGCACATATTCCGGTAGTCCATAGGCATCAGCAGCAATCACTGGTAGCCCCGAAGCAAAGGCGTGCATCATACTCAAGCACTGCGTCTCTGCCGTGCTCATTACTGCGAAAATATCGGAAGCCCGATAAATCTCAGCGAACTCTTTTTGTTTCAGATAACCGAGAAAATGCACATTTTGTTCCAAGTCAAGTTCCCGTGCCACCTGTCGAAGAGATGCTTCAGCACTGCCATGCCCGGTAATCGCAAACGAAATATCCGGAATGGTTTTCTTTGCAATTGCCATCGCGCGAAGCACAACGTCAATCCCCTTTTCCTGCGCGATTCGCCCGGTATACAGAAGTGTATGCTGAGACAATCCAAATTTCTTTTTCAGTTGATTTTTTTCTTCAAAAGAAGAGCTTGGGGAAAAATCCGACAATTCAAGAGGATTTGAGAGTACGTGTGACTTCGCATGGAAGCCAAATGTCTCCATCTCAGAGAGGAGTGCACGAGACGGCGCACTCACAAAAACGCAGTGACGATAATACCAATTCACATATTTAAGGCTTAGCCTTTTCACCCACCGAAACGAAAGTGGGCTATATTTCAAAAACTCGGTAATCGGCGTGTGATTGGTGCCAATGAGCGGCTTTTTCAAGAGTTTCGAAACAAAAAGCGCCTCCAGCCCCGCACCAAAAACATCTTGTGTATATATGATATCCGGATCAAATTCTTTGACAGAACGATAGCTCAAGAGACATGGAAAAACGACGCGACTTTGTCGTGTTGGTGATTGCGGAAAAGGAAACGAAAACAATCGAACGATTTCAATATTTTTATTGAGTTCCAACTCGTGAAATGGCAATTTCGAAATAGCAAAATCTCGCCGAGAATACCGTGGCACATAAAAACATACTCGATGTCCCTTCGCTGCCAATCCCTTCGCCAGCGTAATGACGGAATCGGATATTCCGCTCATCTCCGGATAGAAGTTATCCAAAAATATCGCTATTTTCATAGGAATCGTATCAAGAAGACGTTGCTTGCTCTGCACGAGAAAACCACCGAGCAAGGGCATATTGAAGTCCTCCATATGCTACCATAACCAGGAAAAAGCGCACGAAAAGGGGAGGGGATACCGGCGGAATATCTATTTCAAAAAAACGCAAGACAAATGGAATTTGGAGCATTACCGGAAGCAGCACGACTTCGAACACGACCAACATTCCAAGATTTCTCACTTCCGAAGACGCGAGTTTCCCTCGAAAGACTCGCGGAACAAACAAAAAGAAAATGAATCCGAGAATAAGCGAAGCGAGCACAATCAAAAAATTCGACGGTGCGGATTTTAGCTGGTCACTGCTCATCGCAAAAATAAATGCGAGTGCGAGAGTCTGCAGAAACGACGAAGAAACAACAAACGGCAGAATTTTCCGAAGAAAGTTCCCTGCATGTGCCGCAACCGCCTTCCCTGCCGGACGAATCGTCCAATAGGAAATGAGAATGCTTGGGAAACCAATGGTGAAATAATTCACCAGCGTCATATTGAGCGGCGTAAGTGGAAAGGCATAGCCCAAGACACTCACCCATATAAAGAAGAAAAATCCCGTAAACGAGAAGCTGAAGAAAATGCTCGCAAAAATCTCGGCATTCTTGATAATACTGTCTGCCAATTCTACACCCCCCGGAAGCGCCGTGAAGCTATTGTTCGTCAGCACAATCGAGGCAACCTGCCGCGTCGCGGGCGCCCCTTCAAACATCGCGATACCGAGGTCTGACTTCTTGAGTGCGAGCGCATCATTGGCACCGTCCCCCACCATCGCCGTGAACCCATCGGTCTTCAACGCTTCGACGATTTTTTCTTTCTGCTCGGGAAAAATCCGCGCAAAAATCGTTGTGCCCTGCACGCGCTCATTAAATTCCTCTTCTGTCCACTGCGCAATATCCGCGCCCGTCACCGCCAGTTCGACATGATCAACACCTGCCGACCGAGCAATCGCGCGCACGGTGTCCACATTGTCGCCCGAGAGTATGCGAATACGAACGCCTCGTTTTTGGAAAAATTCGACAGCATCTCGGATACCCGGACGGAGCTCACTCGAAAGCACAAAGACACCGAGCAATGAGAGTTTCGTCTGTGCGATATCTTTCGGAATGTTGTTACCCTTAGCTGTCGCAAGACAGAGAAGTCGCTTCCCGTCACGTGCCTCGCGCAAGAGCAAATCCTGAAGCCACGACTGTTCCGTGACAGAAAGAAGCTGTGGCATAACCACCTCCGCCGCACCAACAAGGAGTGTCGTCACCTCTCCCGAAACTTCCTTAAATGAGACCGCGCCAAATCGACGCCACGAAGAAAACGGGAGTGCATCGAGCACTCCTCCACTATCCCCGTGAGGTGCGATAAACTTCCGTACAGCGAGAGCCGTTTGCGACGTATCATGCGTCCCATCGAGATACACCATCATGTGTTCAAAAACCCGCGCTTCCGATACGCTCTCCGGCGACAAAAATCGCTCCGTTGTAAGACCGTTCTCACACAGTGTCCCCGTCTTATCCATGCAAAGATTTTTGATTCGTCCAAGCTTCTCGGTCGCATTCACCTCTTGCAAGAGCACATGTCGCTGAAACAAATGTGCCGCTCCATACGCGAAGAGAAGCGTCATGCCAAATGCGAGTCCCTGTGCCACGATAACACTCGCAAGCGCACCCACGTGCTTCACAATGCTCACATTCGACTCGTGTGTCAAAACTCCACGCGCCACCGCAAAGAGAACGACGACGACGAGCACGTACCCGGAATACCGAATAACCGTACTCACCGATTTCTGAATTGGACTCTCGGCAACTGCGGAACGCTGTATCCCCTCGGTCATGCGCGCGATACGGCTCTCAGCAAAGACTGTCTCCGCGCGCATCAAACCAGAGCCGGAAGTGATAATACTCCCCGCAAGCACGCGCTCCCCTGCGCCGCGCGGCAAAGACGCCGACTCGCCCGTAATCAAACCCTCATTCAATTCGAGAGACTCCGATGATACCAGCGTGCCATCGCAGGGCACCTGATCACCTATGCCAAGCTGAAGCGTGTCTCCTTTGCGAATATCTTCCGTCATCACAGATTCCTCCTGTCCGTCTCGTATGCGCTTCACGTGAGGCGCCGTCAAAAGCTGGAGCTTTTCGAGCGCGCTCCATGCACGGATATCCTGTGCAAGACCAAGCGCCATATTCACCACCGTCACGAGCCCCAAGAACACTCCTGCCTGCCGATCACCAAAGACAAAAAGCAACCCTACGACAGTCAAAATGACGCCATTCGTCAGGAGAAACACGTTCCGCGAAACGATATACCACAAATCACGGAGTTTTTTCGCGCGTGGTGACACCATAGATTATTTTTTTGGACAGACTGAATTGAAAAGTCGCCGATCTTCCTCAGTGAGCACCGGCTTCTGTTCACCAACAGACGGATACATAATGGATTCGCTTTCCGTCGCATGTCCGATACCGAGCGCATGTCCCATTTCATGAGCAAGAATAAGCACAAGGTCAGCATGATTATAAAACTGAAATACATCAATACGCGCTCCGGAAGCGTCCTTTGTATAAAGTCCCGTCGTGAATTCTTCTCGCATACCGTAGACTTGATTGTAAC
Proteins encoded:
- a CDS encoding glycosyltransferase — translated: MPLLGGFLVQSKQRLLDTIPMKIAIFLDNFYPEMSGISDSVITLAKGLAAKGHRVCFYVPRYSRRDFAISKLPFHELELNKNIEIVRLFSFPFPQSPTRQSRVVFPCLLSYRSVKEFDPDIIYTQDVFGAGLEALFVSKLLKKPLIGTNHTPITEFLKYSPLSFRWVKRLSLKYVNWYYRHCVFVSAPSRALLSEMETFGFHAKSHVLSNPLELSDFSPSSSFEEKNQLKKKFGLSQHTLLYTGRIAQEKGIDVVLRAMAIAKKTIPDISFAITGHGSAEASLRQVARELDLEQNVHFLGYLKQKEFAEIYRASDIFAVMSTAETQCLSMMHAFASGLPVIAADAYGLPEYVPKNAGFVVPPGDVSGLAERILFLFSHPEEVKRLGENGMSFVREFSVSAVVGEWEKIFQRVLGEPSEAGKPALSVVIPAYNEEKFIGKTLQSIVKRIEESGRDIEVIVVNNASTDRTREIALGFPHVIVVDEPQKGLPRARQAGFLASHGDLIANIDADSLVPRGWIDRVFREFSRRNDLVALSGPYIYYDIPAFTNFFVRVYYLFGFLFHFFNQHVLRSGAMIQGGNFVLKRSALESIGGFDVDIAFFGEDTDIARRIQKEGFVRFTFALPMRTSGRRLKREGVFSAAFLYVSNHLWILFFKKPFTKSFRDIR
- a CDS encoding glycosyltransferase family 2 protein, which produces MRTFSVTVGIAAYNEEANIAFLLEDVLKQRCDSFVLDKIVVISDGSLDETAVIAKRYESSGVCVFDDGQRKGKSERLNEVFNMSQDSDAVILLDADIVLLDDSVFETMIRCIREGADLVSPELRALPPRNAFGYAIVAGHKLKCDMFSEWNSGNNIYQCHGAARAFSRRFFEKFRFRESVGEDAYSYLLVKKFGFRYTSTRDAAIAIRVPESLRDHENQSRRFLSSQSLFRDEYGADAVLAEYRYPKTLLAKHLTLSFLKRPLAVSWYVCIMAYISLFSPKSDVSQTWTVASSSKNVR
- a CDS encoding glycosyltransferase: MLRERISVLVPTLNEEGNVADLVRRVDVSFRAADIEYEVIFIDDHSTDGTRTEVEKLSKTYPVFFHLKKGNRGKAYSILEGFDYAHFETIAMIDADLQYPPEALPDMCAKLHHGFDIVVANRIERETSLLRRVLSRGFALVFSRFLHGLDVDVQSGMKVFRARVAHEVKITPDPWTFDLEFLLTARNYGYEIGGQTIAFAERTSGESKIVFWKAIREIGWNAVKLRFRERAPLRIHPETVGAGKVQGMLGAGVAHNRKRFVTHSTLAHHSSALHTFVSWQKIVVISIALAFVVGVLLRPISTLIAVTAILTSIYFLDVLFNAFFVVRSLKKPPEVSFSDEELATLRDEQLPLYSILCPLYREAHILPGFLDAIGKIDWPKEKLEALLLLEENDQETIDAATEMNLPSFVRIVVVPHSEPKTKPKACNYGLSMTRGEYVVIYDAEDIPDPLQLKKAYLGFQTLSRDVWCLQAKLNYFNANQNILTRLFTAEYSLWFDVTLPGLQSVATSIPLGGTSNHFRREDLLALEGWDPFNVTEDCDLGARIFTRGHRTAIIDSVTLEEANSKVGNWIRQRSRWIKGYMQTYLVHMRQPGKFFRDNGIHALLFQFVVGGKIAFMLINPLLWLQTILYFAFRPVVGPAIEALYPPVVFYMAVVSLIFGNFLAMYYYMIGCAKREKWELMKWVFLIPFYWLLVSVAAVMAAYQLLVKPHYWEKTTHGLHLLKRKKKTLDGASEKKVEKVLGPSIRVSPENFFATSLQRGTRGVLRYFSNTFSWISGQSRSIGALLRKFSSREYTRPILDFAFSAEGLFVIATFLSNVLNFAFNAFLGRMLSFETLGMIALLNTLWYLALVFISPFSTTINREVSYLSARNGEKEALVFWASIMRIGLIASVFVTALWLFAVPALSRFFHVGDVLLLFSFAPLLAGGLLAFGNFGYLQGALRFRAAAILSLVEAGSKLIIALGFVFSGLHEYVYLSIPVSVILAAFSSFFLIPGAGKSLLNAPQSRTFPLEFFSAAILVTVSTAMFTTVDVLLAKHFMSERGAGEYALLSLVGKVIFFLGTMPNMFMVTFVGRNRGLGKGTKNIFWIIYGLSACVVAGSVVLLGFFDGALSMFLFGGKVSAVLQFLPMYTIAIAFFTLSTIIVTYHLARKQYIFVFAALLMSGAEAIGIILFHSSLDHIVDSVFLSSLCGWILLSALHIAEPSFRFFERAVRDFLDAFRGRFPEETAPLQGKRVLIFNWRDTKHAYGGGAEVYVEEIAKRWVADGNSVTMFCGNDGHQSRHETRHGIRIVRRGGFYLVYVWAVIYYFARFRGKFDVIIDCENGIPFFTPLYVKEPVVCLLHHVHQEVFFQFLPKPLAFLASFLEKTMMPLVYSKAPFVTVSQSSQHEMELLGIGKAGISVVHPGVHLDDFVPVEQKSDRPTLLYLGRLKAYKSVGVLLHAFKMVVAERPESKLIIAGDGDDEMNLKRLAFETLRLGTDHVEFLGRVSEEEKKKLLQESWMLVNPSMMEGWGIVAIEANACGTPVIASNVPGLRDSVKNPHSGFLVPYGDADAFAEKILLLIRDRELRLNMNISAREWAERFDWNLSSAQLLEVVSVRDENRPL
- a CDS encoding polysaccharide deacetylase family protein yields the protein MISSRINNVLCLVRRLVYACLRCVDFFLPRRAHKVVIFSYHSIARDNWRFSIDLDVFRKQIESLLTQYRPLTLSEAWKFLRGLRSIEQPSFVITFDDGYRDILEVKDFLLEKGISPTLFVLSDAEHVDGGELGTSREFLSTSEIQELYVSGWEIGCHSATHGDFWEMSEAQIQQETAGAKRVLEERFGFPVRYFAYPRGRYTKVARRLIGEAGYDLALSMDDGFLSPETDPFVVPRVGVDRTHSHYEFFAIHTDAAILFRKIAKKIIGRFL
- a CDS encoding HAD-IC family P-type ATPase, whose amino-acid sequence is MVSPRAKKLRDLWYIVSRNVFLLTNGVILTVVGLLFVFGDRQAGVFLGLVTVVNMALGLAQDIRAWSALEKLQLLTAPHVKRIRDGQEESVMTEDIRKGDTLQLGIGDQVPCDGTLVSSESLELNEGLITGESASLPRGAGERVLAGSIITSGSGLMRAETVFAESRIARMTEGIQRSAVAESPIQKSVSTVIRYSGYVLVVVVLFAVARGVLTHESNVSIVKHVGALASVIVAQGLAFGMTLLFAYGAAHLFQRHVLLQEVNATEKLGRIKNLCMDKTGTLCENGLTTERFLSPESVSEARVFEHMMVYLDGTHDTSQTALAVRKFIAPHGDSGGVLDALPFSSWRRFGAVSFKEVSGEVTTLLVGAAEVVMPQLLSVTEQSWLQDLLLREARDGKRLLCLATAKGNNIPKDIAQTKLSLLGVFVLSSELRPGIRDAVEFFQKRGVRIRILSGDNVDTVRAIARSAGVDHVELAVTGADIAQWTEEEFNERVQGTTIFARIFPEQKEKIVEALKTDGFTAMVGDGANDALALKKSDLGIAMFEGAPATRQVASIVLTNNSFTALPGGVELADSIIKNAEIFASIFFSFSFTGFFFFIWVSVLGYAFPLTPLNMTLVNYFTIGFPSILISYWTIRPAGKAVAAHAGNFLRKILPFVVSSSFLQTLALAFIFAMSSDQLKSAPSNFLIVLASLILGFIFFLFVPRVFRGKLASSEVRNLGMLVVFEVVLLPVMLQIPFVLRFFEIDIPPVSPPLFVRFFLVMVAYGGLQYALARWFSRAEQATSS